TGACACAACCCATCCAACCGGCGGGCAAAGGCTGGAGTAAAGGCCGCAGGCATATGCTGCACTAATAAAATGGGTAACGGATAGTTCGCCGGCAACTGCGTTAAGATCTTTTGTAGTGCCACGGGCCCACCGGTAGAGGTGCCAATAAGCAGCGCCTTATAGCGCTTGCCGCTGGCGCGTCCAGGTAGATTCACTTTACCGCATTCGGGAGTGTCGCTAACGCCTGCATGAGCTCTGGAGGCTGATATTGCTGCAGTTGTGTTTACCCGAGTCGTTGTTTGCACGCCAGCAGTAGTGCTAGCCCCAGTTCTAATCGCTACGTTAGGAGCTAGCCGGCGCTTACACAGCGACTTAACTCGTTGCTGCAGCAGATGTGCAGCCTGCTGATGATCGTTGGCTATCTCTTCAAACCGTTTCGGGAGAAAGTCCGCCGCGCCAGCCTCAAGTGCATCTAAGGTGGCTCGCGCCCCTTGGTAGGTTAACGATGAAAACATCAATACTGGTGTCGGGAGCTCGGCGTTAATCAACCGCACAGCCGTGATCCCATCCATAATCGGCATCTCAATGTCCATGGTGATGACATCGGGCCGATGAGTGCGTACCTTCTCTATCGCGTCACGGCCATTGGTGGCAGTGGCGATAACCTCAAGCTGGGGATCTTTATTCAAAATCTCCGCCACGCGGCGGCGGAAGAAACTTGAATCATCCACCACTAATACCTTTATCGCCATCCTGTTACTCAATCCTTGTTAACTTACGCTTAGCGTCGCCGAGCGTAATGTTTCAACATGCCCGGTACATCTAAGATCAGCGCAATGCCGCCGTTAGAAGTAATGGTCGAGCCAGCCATCCCTGGTACGTTTTGTAACATTGTGCCTAGTGGCTTAATCACCACTTCTTCTTGTCCTATTAACGCATCCACCACAAAGCCGACTAAAGTCGTACCAATGTGCACAATCACCACATGGCCATTGCCGATACGTTCTTCTCGGCCTGGGCCTTTACACAACCACTTATCCAAATAGAACAGCGGTATCGCTCGCTCGCGCACGGTAATAGAGAGTTGCCCATCCACCACGTTGGTGTTAGCCAGTTCCATATGGAAGATCTCTGAAACGCAAGACAGTGGTAACGCGAACACCTGCTCAGAAACCCGTACCATCAGCGTTGGCATAATCGCCAACGTCAACGGTACCTTAATCTCAACCAAGGTGCCGATACCGGGGGCCGAGTCCACTTCAACCGAGCCATTTAGCTGGGTAATGCGAGTTTTCACCACATCCATGCCAACACCACGGCCAGAAATATCGCTAATCTCTTGTTTGGTCGAGAAACCAGGGGCAAAGATAAGGTTATAGGCGTCTTTATCGGACATCCGATTAGCAGCATCGGTATCCAGCACACCGCGGTCGATGGCAATCTGCTTCAGCTTGTTGGCATTCATACCGCCGCCATCATCGCGAATGCACAGCAGGATATGATCTCCCTCCTGCGCCGCAGACAGCAAAATGGTGCCTTGGCGTGTCTTACCTGCGGCCTCACGCTCATTAGGCATCTCGATGCCGTGATCAATCGAGTTACGCACCAAGTGCACCAACGGATCCGCCAGTGCTTCCACTAGGTTCTTATCCAGATCGGTCTCTTCACCTTCCAGCTCTAACACAATCTCTTTCTTTAGCGAGCGCGCTAAATCGCGCACCACTCGAGGGAAACGGCCAAACACCTTTTTAATTGGCTGCATACGGGTTTTCATCACCCCGCCTTGCAGATCGCCGGTAACCATGTCCAAGCTGGCAAGTGCCTTGGACATCTCTTCGTCATCACGTTCAACCCCTAGGGTTAGCAAGCGATTTCGCACCAGCACCAACTCGCCGACCATATTCATGATCTCATCAAGGCGAGCGGTATCAACCCGAACGGTGGTTTCAGCTTGGGGCATATTAGACGCGGGCTTCTTGGCGGCAGGAGCCACTTTGGTGGTTGTTATAGGGCTTGCTGCAGCAATTTTTTCAGCGGTTGACGCCGCACTGGCTAACGACGCAGAAACGCCTTGCTCAGGCTTAGGCGATGGCATTGCTGACGCTTGTGGCGTCGTTACCTTTGGCACTGATGGTGTCTCTGGTGTTGGCGCATCGTCAGCCCCGTGAAGGTTATCCAACAACTGCTCAAACTCATCGTCGTCAATTAGCTCACTGCTTGGGGAATCGGCATTGCCACTAATATCAGGGTCGACGCTGAATTGCCCTTTACCGTGCAACTCATCGAGCAGTGACTCAAACTCATCATCACTGATATCGTCGCTTGACGTAGCCCCCGTTTCCTCGGTTGCTACGGTACCAAACTGATCTTTGCCATGCAGTTCATCGAGCAATGACTCGAACTCATCTGCCTTGATATCAATATCGCTATTAGCAGTAATTGTGGTTGCGTTAGAATCGGGCGCTTGGAATTGACCTTTACCGTGCAGACTATCAAGCAACGATTCAAATTCGTCGTCGCTGATGTCATCGTTATCACTTTGACTGTCTCCACCTAGGGCACTGAGCATATGCTGATATTCTTCGCTATTGAGGCTATCAATATCGCTGCCGTTAGATGCCGTTGGTGGCTCAGGTGACGTTGGTATTTGCTCGTTCTCAATCGCTGTAGCTATCATGGCTTCAGGGGTAGCAGGTGTCGCACCAATGGGCTCGCCCGCGGCGATACGGGCCATTAAACCGACAAGCTCTTGGTTTGCTAAGTTCGGCTCCTGCCCACTTTGAATGCAAATAAACATATCGTTTACTTCATCCAACGCCTGCAACACCACATCCATCAGTTCAGAGCTTACCGCTAACTGGCCGTTACGTAACAAATCAAACAAGTTTTCGGCACCGTGGCAGGTATCCACCATTGGGTTCAGGCTTAAAAAGCCTGCCCCCCCCTTCACGGTGTGAAAGCCACGAAAAATCGCATTAAGCAGATCCTTGTCAGTGGGGTTTTGCTCCAACTCCACTAACTGTGCTTGCAACTGTTCGATGATCTCTCCGGCTTCTACCAGAAAGTCTTGTAAAATTTCATCATCAAAGTCGAGCGCCATTGAAAACTCCCTAGAAGCCTAAGCTAGACAAAAGATCGTCGACTTCATCTTGGCCACTGACCACATCAACTCGATTTGTTGTCGAGACAATAGGCCCTTCAGCTTTAACCAAATCCTGTTGCTGTTCAGCTGGCTCTGGCTCGCCAAACACCGTTAACAGATCAACCAAACTCAACTCCACCTCTCGGACCAAATCGATCACTTTGCGGATAACTTGGCCGGTTAGATCTTGGAAGTCTTGCGCCAGCAACACCTGGTTTAATAACTCTTTCAACCGCTCCACATCATTATTGGAATCAGTCAATAGGGTTTCGACATCGTGGCACAGGGTCTTAAATTGATTTAGCTCTAATTCACGCCGCATCAGCTGTTCAAACCGAGGCTTAACCTGAGCCACTTTGGTTTGCATCGCTTGTGCCAATGGCAAACTTTCTTCTACCGCGTCCATTGTGCGGTTGGCCGCTTGTTCGGTCATTCCGATAACGTAATTCAGGCGTTCTTTCGCATCTGGGATATCGTGATTTGCCAATTCGGAAATACGATCATCCAGAGCAAAATCGGCCATTGAATTGTGCAGTTGGCGCGTCAATTTACCCACTTCATCAAACAGTTGTTGATTGAGTGGTTGGCTGATCTGACGACAATGTTGGTTAGCACCTTCAATGTCGTTTTGCTCTAATAGCAGCACCAATGCACGTGCATCATCTAGCGAAACAAGCGGTTGTTGTTCTGTCATGACAGACATCCTTGTATTAATTCAATCGCTCAAATACTTTTGCTAACTTTTCTTTCAAGGTGGCGGCGGTAAATGGTTTAACGATATAACCATTAACACCGGCTTGAGCAGCAGTGATGATCTGCTCGCGTTTGGCTTCGGCAGTCACCATCAATACTGGTAAGTGCTTCAGATTGTTATCGGCACGGATTGCACGCAACAGGTCAATCCCTTGCATACCTGGCATGTTCCAATCGGTTACCACAAAATCGAAGTCACCGTTTTGTAGCATTGGCAGTGCGGTTGAACCATCATCAGCTTCTTGGGTGTTATTAAAACCAAGATCTCGTAGCAAATTTTTGATGATCCGTCTCATTGTTGAAAAATCGTCAACAATGAGAATCTTCATATTCTTATCCAAAGTCCCCTCCAGGCGAGGCAAATCAATAAAATTGTGAAAAGTCAGTACACCGCAGTGCGCTGATAGTTAAATGGCTGGTTGAGTCCAGTCCTTTAGTTTTGATTTCAGCCGCACCATTGCTTGGCTGTGGATCTGACTGACCCGAGACTCACTTACGCTCAGTACGTGACCGATCTCTTTTAAGTTAAGTTCTTCGTCATAATAAAGTGATAACACTAACGCTTCGCGCTCTGGCATGGTCTTAATCGCTGCAACCAGAGCCTCTTTAAATCTTATATCAGCAACATTAGAAAAATTATCAACAGCATCGTCGTTCGGACCGATAACGTCCATTGGCGTGCCTAGATCTTCGATCCCGATCACCTTACCGCAGCTCACATCACGCACAATGTCGTGATAGTCCGGTAATGACATATTTAGATGCTGCGCAATCTCTACGTCACTTGGGTCTCGACCCAGTGCAGTTTCCAACTCTGAGATGGCATCATTAACCATACGGCCGTTGCGATGGACTGAACGCGGCGTCCAATCGCCACGACGAATCTCATCCAACATCGCCCCACGAATACGAATACCGGCAAAGGTTTCGAAGCTGGCACCTTTGGTGGCATCAAAGTTACCTGATGCCTCCAATAAACCGAGCATGCCCGCTTGCAGCAAGTCGTCTAACTGCACACTGGCTGGTAAACGCGCCAGCAGGTGATGTCCAATGCGCTTAACCAGTGGAGCATAACGGGTAACAATGACGGTTTTATTGTCTACTTGACCGTATCCAGCAAGCTTATTCACCGACTACCTCCGCATACATGTCATTGCGAACTAAGCGTTCAACAAAAAACTCAAGATGGCCGCTAGGCTCCTGCTTGATAGGCCACGATTTGACCTTATTGGCCAAGCCTTGATAAGCGATGGCAGCAGGGCTGCGCGGATAGGCTTCCACCACTACTTTTTGCTGCCGCACTGCCTTTCGCACGCTCTCATCAAACGGCACCGTAGCCACGAGTTCCAGGGCAACGTCGAGGAAACGGTCAGTCACCTTCGATAGCTTGGCAAACAGCTCTTTGCCTTCGCGTAGGTTGCGCACCATGTTGGCGACGATACGGAAGCGGAACACCCCATGCTCCCGCGACAACAGCTTAATCAAGGCATAGGCATCGGTGATGGAGGTCGGCTCATCACATACCACCACCACCACTTCCTGGGCAGCACGAGAGAAGCTCAGCACCATATCGGAGATCCCAGCAGCGGTATCAACAATCATGCAATCGAAGCTGCTTTCTAACTCGGAGAACGATTGGATCAAGGCGGCATGCTGGGCTTGGGTCAACTCGACCATACCCCGAGTTCCGGAAGCCGCCGGCACGATTTTGATGCCGTGCGGTCCTTCAATCAGTACCTCTTCCAAGCTGCATTCGCCAGACAGTACATGGGATAGGTTCTTGCGAGCCCGCACCCCAAGTAATACATCAACGTTGGCTAGGCCAAGGTCCGCATCCAGCACCAACACGCGCTCGCCTTGGGCTGCCATTGCGGTGGCAGTGTTGATGGATACGTTAGTTTTACCCACGCCCCCTTTGCCACCAGTCACCGCGATCACACGGGTCATCTGTTCCTGCTCCTGCTTCTGCGCCATCTTCCTTAGCCCACTCGCTTGATCATTCAAAAACCACTCAGTCATACATCCCCACTGCATTGTGCTGTTGAGATGGAGACAGGGGCACTGCTGCAACGTCTTCATCAGCTAAAGCGCGATTGGCCAAATAATGTGGATCCGCCGCGCGCAGATCTTCCGGAACTCGTTGTCCGTCGGTTAGATAAGAAACCGCTAAATTGTTTTGCAGTAACACGCTTAACACATCACCAATGTTATGGGCTTCGTCCAGCTTGGTAATGATACTGCCGGCCAAATCGATGCGGCGAAAACGTTCAACCGTTTCCTGAAGCACCTGATATTGCGCTGTCGACGACACCACCAAGTAGGGTTTGATCGGGATCCGCGATGAGCCGGTTAGCTGCTCTAGTTGCTGTACTAAGCGGATATCTCGCTGCCCCATGCCGGCGGTATCAACCAGCACCATGCGACGACTGCGGAGGCGATATAACACCTGCTCCAGCTCTTCCACCGTTGCAGCTCGCAATACTGGGCAGCCCATAATCTTACCGAAGGTAGTTAGCTGCTCTTGCGCGCCAATGCGGTAGTTGTCGGTGGTGACCAAGGCCACTTGGTCAACCCCAAATCGGGCCGCATAACGAGCGGCCAACTTAGCAATGGTGGTGGTTTTACCTACACCAGTTGGGCCAACCAAGGCGATAACACCGCCTTCATCCCACAAATTTTCACTGTCGCACTGCAATTGGTTAGCAACCACACTTGGCAACTGAGCTAACACCTCGTGGAGTTCTCCATCTTGTGGCAATAACTCAGCAAAGTGGGCCGCAACCTCACGGTGGAAGCCCAAGTCTCGAAGTTGCTCTTTGACCATGCTGCGGACAGGCTCAGTGCGGGCGGAATCTTGCTCCATCAAGTTCGACATCTGATGCTGCAACAACTGTCGAATCGATGACATCTCCTCCCGCATTGCAGTGATTTCTGCACTGGCAGAGGCCGCACGTGGTTTGCCGTTTCGAGATGTTACCGGGCTTGGCTTAGCTGCCGCTTTTACTGGCTTCGGTTGCTCCGGTTCAAACGCACGTTGAGCCCATTGTGGTAACGCCTGTTCTTGCTTGCTCAGTACCGACTGGGCCTGCTTTTGTTGGCGCCGCTGCTGCTGCCGCTCTAACAACGCTCGCAGACCATCGTTATCGGCATTGGGAGCAGAAGGTTTAGGGCCATTTGCCACTTGGCGACGACCGGATAGGCTCACTCGGTCTTCACCAATAGGACGCGCGCTATCGACCGCCGGTGTTTTCTCCGCTTGCGGGCTAGGAAGATTTGCCGGTGGAGCATCAAAGTCAACAGCAGCGACAATCTCAACGCCTCCGGTAACTTTCTTATTGGACATGATCACCGCTTCAGCACCGAGGACATCCTTCACCTCAGCTAATGCAGTCCGCATGTCTTTCGCGAAAAAGCGCTTTATTTTCACCTTATCTCTCCGAAACTAGGCCTATTGGCCTACCGATTGGACGATCTTAATCTGTTTGTCATCCGGGACCTCTTGGTAAGAGAGCACCCGCAATGCTGGGATGGTGTGCTTAACAAAGCGCGACAATGTTGTCCGCAATAAGCCAGAGGTTAATAACACCGCCGGTTCGCCTACCATCTCCTGTTTCTGAGCCGCTTCTCGAAGCGACTTTTGTAATCTTTCTGCTAGTCCAGGTTCTAAGCCGCCATTCTCGCCATTACTGGCTTGCAAAGACTGGTGCAGGATCTGTTCCAACTCTGGCGCCAAAGTAATAACGGGGATTTCATGCTCTGGGCCGTTGATCTCTTGGATAATTAGCCGTTTCATCGCGATCCGCGCTGCTGCCGTCAAGACGTCAGGATCTTGACTCTTAGGCCCGTACTCCACCAAGGTTTGCACCAACGTGCGGGTATCCCGAATTGGCACTCCTTCGTTAAGCAGGTTTTGCATCACCTTAACGATGATCCCCAGCGACAACACATCAGGCACCAGTCCCTCAACCAGTTTTGGAGTTTGCTTAGCCAAAATATCCAGTAGCTGCTGTGCTTCTTCGTAACCCAATAGTTGCGAGGCGTTGTTGCTTAACAGTTGCGATAAATGAGTAGCCACCACAGTGGAAGCATCCACCACGGTATAACCCAGTGTCTGCGCATAATCTCGTTGATTGGTGTTGATCCACACCGCTTCGAGCCCAAAGGCGGGATCGATGGTTGGTTGCCCTTCCAACTGGCCGAAAACTTGGCCTGGATTGATGGCCAGCTCGCCGTCGTGACGGATGTCAGCTTCACCCACCACAACTCCCATCAGACTGATGCGGTAGGTACTTGGGCCTAAATCGAGATTGTCACGAATGTGTACCGGCGGGATAAGGAAGCCGAACTCTTGCGACAGCTTCTTGCGCACCCCCTTAATCCGCGACAGCAGTTCGCCGTCTTGGCCTTTATCTACCAATGGGATTAACCGGTATCCTACCTCTAGGCCAATGATATCGACATGATTGACATCATCCCACACCAGCTCTTTCGGCTCCTTATTCATCACCTCAGTGCTGCTGCCACCATTGGCGTTAGTAACTGCTTGTTGCTGTTGCTCTTGTTGTTGACGCTTGTGACTCCACCAACTTAAAGCGGCAATCATCAACCCAAGTGAAAGAAATGCGATATGCGGCATGCCTGGAACTAGGCCCATTACGATCATCACACCAGCACAAATGGCCACCACTCGCGGGTTGGACAGCATCTGCCGCGACACCTCTTCACCCATCTTTTGCGATTCATTTTGACGGGTAATGATGATTGCAGCACCAATCGACAGCAGTAGCCCGGGGATCTGCGCCACCAAACCGTCACCAATAGTCAGTAGCGTGTAGATCTCAATCGCTTCACCGAATGGCAAACCATACTGAGCCATACCAATGATAAATCCGCCAATGATGTTGAGCGCGAGGATCATCAAACCAGCAATAGCATCGCCTTTGACAAACTTCGACGCACCATCCATCGATCCGTAGAAGTCCGCTTCACGGGCAACATCGGCACGGCGTTCACGGGCTTGTTCTTGGTTGATTAAACCGGAGTTTAGATCGGCGTCGATCGCCATCTGTTTGCCTGGCATCGCATCCAACGTAAAGCGGGCGCTCACTTCGGAGATCCGCCCTGCACCTTTAGTTACCACCACAAAGTTAATGATAACCAAGATTAAAAACACGACTAAACCAACGGCGTAGTTACCGCCAATCACCACCGAGCCAAAGGCTTCAATCACCTTACCGGCTGCGTCTGGGCCTTCGTGACCATGCAACAACACCAGTCGAGTCGAGGCCACGTTCAATGCCAAACGGAGTAAGGTGGCGACCAACAACACAGTAGGGAAGGCAGAAAAATCAAGCGGACGCAGGGTGTATACCGCCACCAGCAACACTACCAGCGAGAGGGCAATATTGAAGGTAAACAGCATATCCAGCAAAAACGCTGGCATCGGCAACGTCACCATCGCCAACGCGGCGAGAACAACCAGCGGAGTCGCGAGGCTTTGCAGGTGGTTTACTCGGTGCTGATAAAGCGAACCAAATATGGCTTTGAGATTCATAAACTGTCGTTGAATTGACGCATGGCCTGCTTTTGCAATAATTAGGCCACATGGCAACAAGTCTGTTATATATCAGCAACGCCTGCGCAAATATTATGCAGATGGCACGTTCAGCAAGATAATTAGCTTGGATCGATCTTCAATTCATCTGGAATCGGCAGTTCAGTTGGTAACGCTATCGGGCGACGACCACGCCCAGTCCGAAACTGTTTCAGCTGGAAAACATAAGCCAAGATCTGTGCCACCGCAGTAAACAACCCTTCCGGAATAGGCTTATCGAGATCGGTTGAATGGTAGATGGCTCGAGCAAGTGCCGGCGAAGAGATAACTGGGATCTCATATTCCCGCGCTATTTCACGGATCTTCAACGCAATTTCGTCGTTGCCTTTAGCAACCATCAACGGCGCGGCATTAACGGTGCGGTCGTACTTAATTGCCACCGAGTAGTGAGTTGGGTTAACGACTACCACGTCGGCCTTGGGCACTTCCGCCATCATCCGTCGTTGTGCCATCTCACGTTGCAATTGGCGAATACGTCCCTTTACCTCTGGCTTACCTTCGCTCTGTTTGTATTCATCCTTGATCTCCTGCTTGCTCATCTTCAATTGTTTATTGTGATTCCAGATTTGATAAGGCGCATCAATAATGACTATCAACAACAGCGAGCAGCACAGCAAAACAAATAGGCTCAATAACAATTCAAGTGCACTGCGAATAGCGCCTTCGGAGTTACCGCTAGAAAGTTTGAGAATGTCGTCAAAGTTGGCCGCAAGTAACAAGTAGGCGGTGGTGGCAATCACCAGAAATTTGGCTATCGACTTAACCAATTCAACCAAAGCCTGAACCCCAAACATCCGCTTAATGCCTTTGAGTGGGCTCATTTTATTGGCCTTCGGCGCGGCAGCACTCCAGCTAAAACTGAAACCACCTAAACCGATATTGCCAACAAAACCTGCGATGGTTAGGGCAATGATAAAACCGAGTACCGGCTCGGCGATATTGGCCAGCACACCGAAAAACATCTGGCCAAACTCAATGCCATCAAAGGCTTCTGCGCGGGACAGCTCAAACTGATTCTTGGCCACTTCCAGTATGGCGGTAGCAATGCCCTCCCCCATCGACATCATTGCTAAGGCGGCAGCAACCAACACGGCAGCGGTACCTAACTCTTTAGAGCGCGGGACTTGGCCTTTATTTTTGGCCTCCTCCCGCCTCTTGGGCGTCGCGTCTTCTGTCTTTTCCTGATCGTCAGCTGCCATGACTTACCTAAGGGATATCGCAGGTCAGTTGTAGTAAATCACAGATCACCTCTTGGCCTTGCTGCCAAGTCGCATAAAAGTGCGGCACGATGCCGCTCAGCGTCAGCCATAAAATAATCAGGCCTGACAACATGGTGACTGGGAAACCGATAGAGAAAATGTTGAGCTGTGGTGCCGCTCGGGTCATTACCCCGAAGGAAAAGTTAATCAACAGCAGGGCTGTCGCGGCAGAGAGTGAGATAGTCAATGCGTTGGCAAAGGTGAGTGCGACGAACTCTGATAGGCGCGGCAAACTGGTCCGCAGCAGTGGTTCGCCAATGGGCAATGTTTCAAAACTGACGAACAGCATCTTGATCATCAACAGGTGGCCGTCGACGCCAAAGAACATCAAGGTTGCCAACATCAAATAGAATTGGCCTACCAATGGCACCTGTTGGCCGTTGCTGGGGTCAACCATTGAGGCAAAACCAAGCGAGGTTTGCATACCGATAATCTGCCCTGCCAACACGAAAGTCGACATCACCAACACGCTAACAAATCCAACGACGAGGCCGATCAACACTTGTTGGGCGCCAACCAAAAATCCTTGCGGTGAGAACAACTCAATTGCCGGTGGGGTTGGCAATACCGGTGCCATCACTGCGGTGATAACCATTGCTAAGCCAAGCCGAATCGGTGTTGGTACCGTGCCACCGCCGATGGTGGTCATCACCATCAACATCGACGCCACTCGAAACAGCGGCCACAGGACCGAACGAAGCCAGTCGTAGATCACCGGCAGCGGCAACTCCATTAGCCAATCACCTGGGGGATCATATCCACAAGGTTAAAGAAAAAGTCCATCAACACCTGTACCACCCAGTGACCGATTATCATCATGGTAGTGAGGGTAACCAGCAAACGTGGCAGAAACGATAGGGTTTGTTCGTTGATCGAAGTGGCGGCTTGGAATACTGCCACCACTAAACCAATCAATAGGCCAGGCACGATAATCGCCGCAACCAGCATCACAATCACTTGCAACGCTTCGCGGAAGATCTCGACAAAGGCTTCAGGAGTCATCCGGTGCCCAACCCAAAGCTGACGGCTAGTGTTCCCATTACTAGGTTCCAGCCATCCACCAGTACAAACAGCATGATCTTAAATGGCAACGATACAATCATCGGCGACAGCATCATCATACCCATCGCCATCAGTACTGAAGCGACCACTAAGTCGATGACCAGAAACGGTACGAACAGCATGAAGCCGATCTGAAAGGCTGTTTTTAGCTCTGAAGTGACAAATGAGGGGATGATCACCGTCATCGGCAGATCTTCAACCGAATCGACGTCGACGTTGCCACTGATCTCAGCAAAGGTATTGAGATCGGTCATCCGTGTTTGCGACAACATAAAGGTTCTGATTGGCAACTTGGCATTTTCAAACGCCTCCATAGCACCTATCTCTTCAGCCATATAGGGCACTAGCGCATTGTCATAAACCTCATCCAGCACTGGCCGCATGATAAACAGACTCATAAATAGCGCTAAGCCTAACAACACCTGATTGGATGGCGTTGATTGTAAGCCTAAAGCTTGACGCAGAATCGCTAACACCACGATGATGCGAGTAAAGCTACTCATCAGCACCACCATCGCTGGCAAGAACGACATCACCGTCATCAGCATCAAGATCTGCAGGGTAACGGTGTACTCTTGCTGCCCTTGTTCGCCAGTTATCACCGACAGCGCCGGGATACCGACTTCAGCGCTGGCAAATGAAGGAAACAGCACCGCAGTAACCGCGATGAGCATTGCGATAGGCACGTCAGCTCTCCTGCTTATTCTTAAACTTATCCAACAAGGCACCAAATTGCGGTAACTCGGCGACGGGTAATGGCTCTTCTAAGGTAGTAAGCAAACGAGTTCCGGCTGCGCCGCTACTGAGCAGATGCTGTTGTTCACCAACCTGAACCACCAACAAGCGCTCTTTCGGGCCAAGCGGCAGCGTTGCCACCACCTTCATCGGCCCGTTACCGGCCACAGGTAACTGCAATCGTTTACTTAGCCAAGCGAGCAACAGGATCAGCGCCACAATGCCAACCAAGCTCCCCAGCATAGTGAGGTACGATTCCTGAGCTGAAAAAGGTTCGGCGCTGGCTGGCATCGCCACCAAAAGTAACAACAGCAAACGACTCATTTTAACTTCTTAATTCGTTCGGTTTGGCTGATGACATCAGTTAAACGAATACCGAACTTATCGTTTACCACCACCACTTCGCCATGGGCGATTAACGTGCCATTAACCATCACATCCAATGGTTCACCTGCTACACGGTCCAATTCCACGACTGAGCCTTGATTTAGCTGGAGAAGGTTACGAATGCTGATCTGACTGCGGCCAACCTCCATCGAAATGGTGACTGGAATGTCCAAGATGGTATCGAGCTTGCGACGTTCATCGGCAGAGATGTCACCGGGTTGATCAAATGATTCCAGCGCCACCGGTTCTACCTGCTGTTCTAGCGCAGCGGCCCACTCATCGGCTAAATCATCTTGGCTATTGGGATCGTCTATCATCTTCTA
The genomic region above belongs to Ferrimonas lipolytica and contains:
- a CDS encoding protein-glutamate methylesterase/protein-glutamine glutaminase; this encodes MAIKVLVVDDSSFFRRRVAEILNKDPQLEVIATATNGRDAIEKVRTHRPDVITMDIEMPIMDGITAVRLINAELPTPVLMFSSLTYQGARATLDALEAGAADFLPKRFEEIANDHQQAAHLLQQRVKSLCKRRLAPNVAIRTGASTTAGVQTTTRVNTTAAISASRAHAGVSDTPECGKVNLPGRASGKRYKALLIGTSTGGPVALQKILTQLPANYPLPILLVQHMPAAFTPAFARRLDGLCQISVKEAETGDRLRPGHAYLAPGGKQMLLEGNAAATRIVIREGDEQINYKPSVDITFGSSSRIFGGDVLAVILTGMGADGREGCRLLQRHGATIWAQDAASCVVYGMPQAVSAAGISSHSIPLDKMSGSILRESHTH
- a CDS encoding chemotaxis protein CheA: MALDFDDEILQDFLVEAGEIIEQLQAQLVELEQNPTDKDLLNAIFRGFHTVKGGAGFLSLNPMVDTCHGAENLFDLLRNGQLAVSSELMDVVLQALDEVNDMFICIQSGQEPNLANQELVGLMARIAAGEPIGATPATPEAMIATAIENEQIPTSPEPPTASNGSDIDSLNSEEYQHMLSALGGDSQSDNDDISDDEFESLLDSLHGKGQFQAPDSNATTITANSDIDIKADEFESLLDELHGKDQFGTVATEETGATSSDDISDDEFESLLDELHGKGQFSVDPDISGNADSPSSELIDDDEFEQLLDNLHGADDAPTPETPSVPKVTTPQASAMPSPKPEQGVSASLASAASTAEKIAAASPITTTKVAPAAKKPASNMPQAETTVRVDTARLDEIMNMVGELVLVRNRLLTLGVERDDEEMSKALASLDMVTGDLQGGVMKTRMQPIKKVFGRFPRVVRDLARSLKKEIVLELEGEETDLDKNLVEALADPLVHLVRNSIDHGIEMPNEREAAGKTRQGTILLSAAQEGDHILLCIRDDGGGMNANKLKQIAIDRGVLDTDAANRMSDKDAYNLIFAPGFSTKQEISDISGRGVGMDVVKTRITQLNGSVEVDSAPGIGTLVEIKVPLTLAIMPTLMVRVSEQVFALPLSCVSEIFHMELANTNVVDGQLSITVRERAIPLFYLDKWLCKGPGREERIGNGHVVIVHIGTTLVGFVVDALIGQEEVVIKPLGTMLQNVPGMAGSTITSNGGIALILDVPGMLKHYARRR
- a CDS encoding protein phosphatase CheZ — its product is MTEQQPLVSLDDARALVLLLEQNDIEGANQHCRQISQPLNQQLFDEVGKLTRQLHNSMADFALDDRISELANHDIPDAKERLNYVIGMTEQAANRTMDAVEESLPLAQAMQTKVAQVKPRFEQLMRRELELNQFKTLCHDVETLLTDSNNDVERLKELLNQVLLAQDFQDLTGQVIRKVIDLVREVELSLVDLLTVFGEPEPAEQQQDLVKAEGPIVSTTNRVDVVSGQDEVDDLLSSLGF
- the cheY gene encoding chemotaxis response regulator CheY, producing the protein MDKNMKILIVDDFSTMRRIIKNLLRDLGFNNTQEADDGSTALPMLQNGDFDFVVTDWNMPGMQGIDLLRAIRADNNLKHLPVLMVTAEAKREQIITAAQAGVNGYIVKPFTAATLKEKLAKVFERLN
- a CDS encoding RNA polymerase sigma factor FliA, which codes for MNKLAGYGQVDNKTVIVTRYAPLVKRIGHHLLARLPASVQLDDLLQAGMLGLLEASGNFDATKGASFETFAGIRIRGAMLDEIRRGDWTPRSVHRNGRMVNDAISELETALGRDPSDVEIAQHLNMSLPDYHDIVRDVSCGKVIGIEDLGTPMDVIGPNDDAVDNFSNVADIRFKEALVAAIKTMPEREALVLSLYYDEELNLKEIGHVLSVSESRVSQIHSQAMVRLKSKLKDWTQPAI
- a CDS encoding MinD/ParA family protein, encoding MTEWFLNDQASGLRKMAQKQEQEQMTRVIAVTGGKGGVGKTNVSINTATAMAAQGERVLVLDADLGLANVDVLLGVRARKNLSHVLSGECSLEEVLIEGPHGIKIVPAASGTRGMVELTQAQHAALIQSFSELESSFDCMIVDTAAGISDMVLSFSRAAQEVVVVVCDEPTSITDAYALIKLLSREHGVFRFRIVANMVRNLREGKELFAKLSKVTDRFLDVALELVATVPFDESVRKAVRQQKVVVEAYPRSPAAIAYQGLANKVKSWPIKQEPSGHLEFFVERLVRNDMYAEVVGE